One Corynebacterium efficiens YS-314 DNA segment encodes these proteins:
- a CDS encoding cold-shock protein produces MAQGTVKWFNAEKGFGFIAPSDGSADVFVHYSEIQGNGFRNLEENQQVEFELGEGAKGPQAQQVRAL; encoded by the coding sequence ATGGCACAGGGAACTGTGAAGTGGTTCAACGCTGAGAAGGGCTTCGGCTTCATCGCCCCCTCCGACGGATCCGCAGACGTCTTCGTCCACTACTCCGAGATCCAGGGCAACGGCTTCCGTAACCTGGAGGAGAACCAGCAGGTTGAGTTCGAGCTCGGCGAGGGCGCCAAGGGCCCCCAGGCCCAGCAGGTTCGCGCACTGTAG
- a CDS encoding NADPH-dependent FMN reductase yields the protein MTRIAIVVGSTRPNRNAASVAEWVFDNAPKDSGAEYELVDIADFNLPLLDEPMPPAMGQYSKDHTKAWAEKVASFDGFIFVTPEYNHSVPAALKNAVDFLYAEWNNKAIGFVSYGSAGGTRAVEAWRLIAAELQMADVRAQVFLTFGNDFADMSTFQPSEGSTGALQDLFSQVTAWSEALKTLRG from the coding sequence ATGACCCGTATCGCAATCGTCGTCGGCAGCACCCGCCCCAACCGTAATGCAGCCAGCGTGGCTGAGTGGGTGTTCGACAACGCCCCCAAGGACTCCGGTGCAGAGTACGAACTCGTCGACATCGCAGACTTCAACCTCCCCCTCCTGGATGAACCCATGCCCCCGGCCATGGGGCAGTACTCCAAGGACCACACCAAGGCGTGGGCGGAGAAGGTAGCCTCCTTCGACGGCTTCATCTTCGTCACCCCCGAATACAACCACTCCGTCCCCGCGGCCCTGAAGAATGCGGTGGACTTCCTGTATGCGGAGTGGAACAACAAGGCCATCGGTTTTGTCAGCTATGGCAGCGCCGGCGGCACCCGTGCGGTTGAGGCCTGGCGCCTGATCGCCGCGGAGCTGCAGATGGCCGACGTCCGCGCGCAGGTGTTCCTCACCTTCGGCAATGACTTCGCCGACATGTCCACCTTCCAGCCCTCCGAGGGATCCACCGGTGCGCTGCAGGATCTCTTCTCACAGGTCACCGCCTGGTCCGAAGCACTCAAGACACTGCGCGGGTAA
- a CDS encoding histidine phosphatase family protein — protein MAGRIILVRHGQTHNNVRHLLDTRPPGAELTDQGRRQALKVGHELAGYSGDRLAHVYSSIVLRAQQTAVLATNTFEKARDLQEGTVPLDVVHGIHEIDAGDFEMRGDEEAHMTYSTALNGWLHGDPTAALPGGETYKDVLNRYQPTLDRIMDSHDLDDDRDVAIVSHGAVIRIVATHASGVDPNWAFRTYLGNCRYVVLEPNGRRFGEWDVVHWTGSPLPWQENQP, from the coding sequence ATGGCTGGCAGGATCATTCTGGTCAGGCACGGACAGACCCACAACAATGTCCGGCATCTTCTGGACACCCGGCCCCCGGGCGCGGAACTCACCGATCAGGGCCGTCGACAGGCCCTCAAGGTCGGCCACGAACTCGCCGGCTACAGCGGTGACCGGCTCGCGCATGTGTACAGTTCCATCGTGCTGCGCGCCCAGCAGACCGCGGTGCTGGCTACCAACACCTTCGAGAAGGCCCGTGACCTGCAGGAGGGCACCGTGCCCCTCGACGTGGTCCACGGCATCCACGAGATTGATGCCGGCGACTTTGAGATGCGCGGTGATGAGGAGGCCCACATGACCTACTCCACCGCCCTCAACGGTTGGCTCCACGGCGATCCCACCGCGGCCCTGCCCGGTGGGGAAACCTACAAAGATGTACTGAACCGCTACCAGCCCACCCTGGACCGGATCATGGACAGCCACGACCTGGATGATGACCGTGATGTGGCAATCGTCAGCCACGGTGCCGTGATCCGGATCGTGGCCACGCATGCCTCCGGGGTGGACCCCAACTGGGCATTCAGGACCTACCTGGGCAACTGCCGGTACGTGGTCCTGGAACCCAACGGCCGCCGTTTCGGCGAGTGGGACGTGGTGCACTGGACCGGCAGTCCGCTGCCGTGGCAGGAGAACCAGCCCTGA